From a region of the Thermomonas sp. HDW16 genome:
- a CDS encoding agmatine deiminase family protein encodes MTKPLDRRSFLQRTLLSAAALASGASVAGVGKNTPVAAAVDDWYMPDEGEAHACTWMAFGPSAAIWGDDLLPLVRQNLATLARTIGRYEPVRMLVRPRERGIAKGLLGDAKGVELIDCPIDDLWIRDTGPTFVINDRDGLAAVDFNFNGWGRKQKHAQDAKVAAFVAKQAKAQHLRARLVMEGGCIEVDGEGTAIITESCTLNRNRNPGMSKAQFEDRLMPLMGLDKILWLPGIKGRDITDGHTDFYARFARPGVVVAGLEQDPDIHDYDVTRSHLEILRKATDAKGRKLEVLTLEAPSEVRPQWQDNNEFAAGYIGYYACNSAIIMQQFGDADADAKAQATLKQAFPGRKIEALNMDGIAAGGGSIHCATQQQPA; translated from the coding sequence ATGACGAAGCCCCTCGACCGTCGAAGCTTCCTGCAGCGCACCTTGCTCAGCGCCGCCGCACTCGCATCCGGCGCAAGCGTGGCGGGTGTTGGCAAGAACACGCCGGTGGCAGCGGCAGTTGATGATTGGTACATGCCGGATGAAGGCGAAGCGCATGCCTGCACCTGGATGGCGTTCGGCCCCAGCGCCGCGATCTGGGGCGACGACCTGCTGCCGCTAGTACGGCAGAACCTGGCCACGCTGGCGCGCACCATCGGCCGCTACGAGCCCGTACGCATGCTGGTACGCCCGCGCGAGCGCGGCATCGCGAAGGGCTTGTTGGGCGATGCAAAGGGCGTCGAACTGATCGATTGCCCGATCGACGATCTGTGGATCCGCGACACCGGCCCGACCTTCGTGATCAACGATCGCGATGGCCTGGCTGCGGTGGACTTCAACTTCAACGGCTGGGGCCGCAAACAGAAGCATGCGCAGGACGCCAAGGTCGCCGCCTTCGTGGCGAAGCAGGCGAAAGCGCAGCACCTGCGCGCAAGGCTGGTGATGGAAGGCGGCTGCATCGAGGTGGATGGCGAAGGCACCGCGATCATCACCGAGAGTTGTACGCTCAACCGCAACCGCAATCCGGGCATGAGCAAGGCGCAGTTCGAAGACCGGCTGATGCCGTTGATGGGCCTGGACAAGATCCTCTGGCTGCCCGGCATCAAGGGCCGCGACATCACCGACGGCCATACCGATTTCTACGCACGCTTCGCCCGTCCCGGGGTGGTGGTCGCGGGCCTGGAGCAGGATCCCGACATCCACGATTACGACGTCACCCGCAGCCACCTCGAAATCCTGCGCAAGGCCACGGATGCCAAGGGCCGCAAGTTGGAAGTGCTTACGCTGGAAGCACCGAGCGAGGTGCGACCGCAGTGGCAGGACAACAACGAATTCGCAGCGGGCTATATCGGCTACTACGCCTGCAACAGCGCCATCATCATGCAGCAGTTCGGCGATGCCGACGCCGACGCGAAGGCACAAGCCACCCTGAAGCAGGCATTCCCGGGACGCAAGATCGAAGCGCTGAACATGGACGGCATCGCCGCCGGTGGCGGCAGCATTCATTGCGCGACCCAGCAACAACCGGCATGA
- a CDS encoding acetyl/propionyl/methylcrotonyl-CoA carboxylase subunit alpha, protein MFDTILIANRGEIACRVIRTARKLGIRTVAVFSDADADAQHVRLADEAHHIGGARPQDSYLRGDAIIDVAKKTGAQAIHPGYGFLSENADFADAVQAAGIAFIGPSGTSMRKMGSKAGAKDLMHAAGVPVVPGYTGEDQSPDLLQREADKIGYPLMIKAAHGGGGKGMRIVRSAAEFAANLQSCQREAANAFGRDRVLLERYIEHPRHIEIQVFGDTHGGAIHLNERECSAQRRYQKVLEESPSPFLTPELRAQMGAAAVQAAHAIDYANAGTVEFIVGADGGFYFMEINTRLQVEHPVTEEVTGLDLVEWQLRIAAGEKLPLAQEQIAQRGHAIEVRLYAEDPDAGFLPGSGTLQTLRLPASSRNVRIDSGVIEGDAVTIFYDPMIAKLIVWDEDRPRALARLREALAACEIVGPKSNIAFLERLVRHPAIVDGSIDTGYLDRHLDEFLAPSQIDTSLLLAAATARLLTQEANAHHAAAGSGDPTSPWAGADGWRLGHAGARKLAFAQGDQRIELVAHGHAGDYRIDLSTGSHDVSGARLADEALSMRIDGAMHRFRAVVDADRVLVHDGLQRLRLDAVEVYRRQGDTGAAAEHRIRAPMPGRVVVVEAGPGDAVHAGDVVLVIEAMKMELALKAPRDGVIAEVRAQAGEFVEADAVLATLEQ, encoded by the coding sequence ATGTTCGACACCATCCTCATCGCCAACCGCGGCGAGATCGCCTGCCGGGTGATCCGCACCGCGCGCAAGCTGGGCATCCGCACCGTCGCGGTGTTTTCCGATGCCGATGCCGACGCGCAGCACGTGCGGCTGGCCGACGAGGCCCACCACATCGGCGGCGCGCGTCCGCAGGACAGCTACCTGCGTGGCGACGCGATCATCGACGTCGCGAAGAAGACCGGCGCGCAGGCGATCCATCCGGGTTACGGCTTCCTGTCCGAGAACGCGGATTTCGCCGATGCCGTGCAGGCCGCCGGCATCGCCTTCATCGGCCCGTCCGGCACATCGATGCGCAAGATGGGCAGCAAGGCCGGCGCCAAGGACCTCATGCATGCCGCCGGCGTGCCGGTGGTGCCGGGTTACACCGGCGAAGACCAATCGCCCGACCTGCTGCAACGCGAGGCCGACAAGATCGGTTATCCGCTGATGATCAAGGCCGCGCACGGCGGCGGCGGCAAGGGCATGCGCATCGTGCGCAGCGCGGCCGAATTCGCCGCGAACCTGCAGAGCTGCCAACGCGAAGCCGCCAACGCCTTTGGCCGCGATCGCGTGCTGCTGGAACGCTATATCGAGCATCCCCGCCATATCGAAATCCAGGTGTTCGGCGATACGCACGGCGGTGCGATCCACCTCAACGAACGCGAATGCTCGGCACAGCGTCGCTACCAGAAGGTGCTGGAAGAGTCGCCCTCGCCCTTCCTCACGCCGGAGCTGCGCGCCCAGATGGGTGCGGCGGCGGTGCAGGCCGCGCATGCGATCGATTACGCCAATGCCGGCACGGTGGAGTTCATAGTCGGCGCGGATGGCGGTTTCTATTTCATGGAGATCAACACCCGCCTGCAGGTGGAACATCCCGTCACCGAGGAAGTCACCGGACTCGACCTTGTCGAATGGCAGCTGCGCATCGCCGCCGGCGAGAAGCTGCCGTTGGCGCAGGAGCAGATCGCGCAGCGCGGCCACGCCATCGAAGTGCGGCTGTACGCGGAAGATCCGGATGCCGGCTTCCTGCCCGGTTCCGGTACGCTGCAGACGCTGCGCCTGCCGGCGTCATCGCGCAATGTGCGCATCGATTCCGGCGTGATCGAAGGCGACGCCGTCACCATCTTCTACGACCCGATGATCGCCAAGCTGATCGTCTGGGACGAGGATCGCCCGCGCGCCCTCGCCCGCCTGCGCGAGGCGCTGGCTGCCTGCGAGATCGTCGGCCCGAAGTCGAACATCGCCTTCCTGGAACGACTGGTGCGGCACCCGGCCATCGTCGATGGCAGCATCGATACCGGCTACCTGGATCGCCACCTGGACGAATTTCTGGCGCCCTCGCAGATCGACACTTCGCTGCTGCTGGCCGCCGCGACAGCGCGACTGCTCACGCAGGAAGCCAACGCACACCACGCCGCCGCAGGCAGCGGCGATCCCACCTCGCCCTGGGCCGGCGCCGACGGCTGGCGGCTTGGCCATGCCGGCGCACGCAAGCTGGCGTTCGCGCAGGGCGATCAACGCATCGAACTGGTCGCGCACGGGCACGCCGGTGATTACCGTATCGACCTCTCCACTGGTTCGCACGACGTGAGCGGTGCGCGGCTGGCCGATGAGGCGCTGAGCATGCGCATCGATGGCGCGATGCATCGCTTCCGCGCAGTCGTGGATGCAGACCGCGTGCTGGTGCACGATGGGCTGCAGCGGCTGCGCCTGGACGCGGTGGAGGTGTATCGTCGGCAAGGCGATACCGGCGCCGCAGCAGAGCACCGCATCCGTGCACCGATGCCGGGACGCGTGGTGGTGGTGGAAGCGGGACCGGGCGATGCCGTACACGCGGGGGACGTGGTGCTGGTGATCGAGGCGATGAAGATGGAGCTGGCCCTGAAGGCACCGCGCGACGGCGTGATCGCCGAGGTGCGCGCGCAGGCCGGCGAGTTCGTCGAAGCCGATGCCGTGCTGGCCACGCTGGAGCAATAG
- a CDS encoding hydroxymethylglutaryl-CoA lyase, translating to MAFPAEVRIVEVGPRDGLQNEKIDIGTAAKIELIDRLSQTGLRSIEATAFVSPKWVPQMADAAEVLAGIHRMPGVSYPVLVPNEQGYERARTAGAQEVAVFTAASEAFNLKNTNAGIEQSLARFRPVLERAKADGVRVRGYVSTVLGCPYQGEVPLADVVRVSRSLHEMGCYEISLGDTIGIGTPEKARAMLRAVAAEVPIPALAIHFHDTYGQALANVLACLEEGVAVVDSAVSGAGGCPYAKGASGNVASEDVVYMLHGLGIRTGIDIGKLAETGRWLAGLLGRETGSKAGKALAAG from the coding sequence ATGGCCTTCCCCGCCGAGGTACGCATCGTCGAAGTCGGGCCACGCGACGGCCTGCAGAACGAGAAGATCGATATCGGCACCGCCGCGAAGATCGAATTGATCGACCGGCTCTCGCAGACCGGGCTGCGCAGCATCGAGGCCACCGCCTTCGTCAGCCCCAAATGGGTGCCGCAGATGGCCGATGCCGCCGAAGTGCTGGCCGGTATCCATCGCATGCCCGGCGTTTCCTATCCGGTGCTGGTGCCGAACGAACAAGGCTACGAACGCGCACGCACCGCCGGTGCACAGGAAGTGGCGGTGTTCACCGCTGCATCCGAAGCCTTCAACCTGAAGAACACCAACGCCGGCATCGAACAATCGCTGGCGCGCTTCCGTCCCGTTCTGGAACGGGCGAAGGCCGACGGCGTGCGTGTACGTGGTTATGTCTCCACCGTGCTTGGCTGCCCCTACCAAGGTGAGGTTCCACTGGCCGATGTGGTGCGGGTTTCGCGTTCATTGCATGAGATGGGCTGCTACGAAATCTCGCTGGGCGACACCATAGGCATCGGCACGCCGGAAAAGGCGCGCGCGATGCTGAGGGCCGTGGCCGCCGAGGTGCCGATACCTGCCCTCGCGATCCATTTCCACGACACTTACGGGCAGGCGCTGGCCAATGTACTGGCCTGTCTGGAAGAAGGCGTGGCGGTCGTCGATAGCGCCGTGTCCGGTGCCGGTGGTTGCCCGTATGCGAAAGGCGCCAGCGGCAACGTGGCCAGCGAGGACGTGGTGTACATGTTGCACGGCCTGGGCATCCGCACCGGGATCGACATCGGCAAATTGGCCGAAACCGGCCGTTGGCTGGCGGGACTGCTGGGGCGGGAAACCGGCAGCAAGGCCGGCAAGGCGCTGGCAGCCGGATGA
- a CDS encoding EAL domain-containing protein has product MNVRPPPGTLDPTAPSVTLDANALDRQLAQAMRDASLPDETRALLRKLADELDATRAAVGAERMRYRALFDAVPDPVSVLARDGTVLDLNKAGMTAYKRPREEVVGKNIDVLNPDLPRDHMVPVLDALDRGDSYVIEVTNMRADGTRFPVEVHSASLLFDGREALVAVARDLSQRQEAEIRYRELMEVIDKGIVIQDRDGRFVYGNSAAMRILGIETGESLVEAMQPNHWIYRHENGRELAGHELPTARARDSGRIVESAVLGMHHRKDGKLTWITITVVPQYAAGSDTPTQLLSLFSDITELKQAEETLRVQAQTDALTGLLNRDAILKQLDTRLADPVSNRVALLYVDLDRFKIVNDMLGHSAGDDLLVAAARRMRDAVASEGLIARFGGDEFVIVCPYDDDPHRPERLARRLQYVFGEGFQLDNDEFSVTTSIGIARAPTDGDTAQQLIQNADVAMYDSKRRRRNGWQSFSPELASRQQERLQAETQLRRALDNGEFHLVYQPQVDLRSGRILYAEALVRWHNPQLGEMRPDRFIELAETTGDIIRIGSWVLQEACAQMRRWHEQGLPIHRVAVNVSYRQFSGDNLGDSVRRALADANLPGHALELELTERVLVDDTTDTLEVFDQLRLLGVQLSIDDFGEGYSALNYLRRLPIHALKLSHSFLKGVPGKPSDVAICQAVAGIAQSLGLDMVAEGVETEAQRDFLLRLGVTVGQGFLFAPGLLPGEFAKRVAAQQDGA; this is encoded by the coding sequence ATGAACGTACGGCCGCCGCCGGGAACGCTGGATCCCACGGCGCCGTCCGTAACCCTCGACGCGAACGCACTCGACCGCCAACTGGCGCAGGCCATGCGCGACGCGTCGCTCCCCGACGAAACGCGGGCGCTGCTGCGCAAGCTGGCCGACGAACTGGATGCCACCCGTGCCGCGGTCGGTGCGGAACGCATGCGCTATCGCGCCCTATTCGACGCGGTGCCGGATCCGGTCAGCGTGCTGGCCCGTGACGGCACCGTCCTCGACCTCAACAAGGCCGGCATGACCGCGTACAAACGACCGCGCGAGGAAGTGGTCGGCAAGAACATCGACGTGCTCAACCCGGACCTGCCGCGCGACCACATGGTGCCGGTGCTGGATGCACTGGATCGCGGCGATAGCTACGTCATCGAAGTCACCAACATGCGCGCCGACGGCACCCGCTTCCCGGTGGAAGTGCATTCGGCCAGCCTGCTGTTCGACGGCCGCGAAGCGCTGGTCGCCGTTGCGCGCGACCTCAGCCAGCGCCAGGAAGCGGAGATCCGCTACCGCGAGCTGATGGAGGTGATCGACAAGGGCATCGTCATCCAGGATCGCGATGGCAGGTTCGTCTACGGCAATTCGGCGGCGATGCGCATCCTCGGCATCGAGACCGGCGAGTCGCTGGTGGAAGCGATGCAGCCGAACCACTGGATCTACCGCCACGAAAACGGACGCGAACTGGCCGGCCACGAACTGCCCACCGCGCGCGCGCGCGACAGCGGCCGCATCGTCGAAAGCGCCGTGCTCGGCATGCACCATCGCAAGGACGGCAAGCTCACCTGGATCACGATCACCGTGGTGCCGCAATACGCGGCGGGCTCGGACACACCCACCCAGTTGCTGTCGCTGTTCAGCGACATCACCGAACTCAAGCAAGCGGAAGAGACCTTGCGCGTGCAGGCGCAGACCGATGCGCTGACCGGCCTGCTCAACCGCGACGCAATCCTGAAGCAGCTGGACACCCGACTCGCCGACCCGGTGAGCAATCGCGTCGCCCTGCTCTACGTCGACCTGGACCGCTTCAAGATCGTCAACGATATGCTTGGCCACAGCGCCGGCGACGACCTGCTGGTCGCAGCGGCCCGGCGCATGCGCGATGCGGTCGCCAGCGAGGGTCTGATCGCACGCTTCGGTGGCGATGAATTCGTGATCGTCTGCCCCTACGACGACGACCCGCACCGTCCGGAACGGCTCGCACGCCGCTTGCAATACGTGTTCGGCGAAGGCTTCCAACTGGACAACGACGAATTCAGCGTCACCACCAGCATCGGCATCGCCCGCGCGCCCACCGATGGCGACACCGCGCAACAGCTGATCCAGAATGCCGACGTGGCGATGTACGACAGCAAGCGCCGACGACGCAATGGCTGGCAGTCGTTTTCGCCGGAACTCGCGTCGCGTCAGCAGGAGCGCCTGCAGGCGGAAACACAGTTACGGCGCGCCCTCGACAACGGCGAATTCCACCTGGTCTACCAGCCGCAGGTGGACCTGCGCAGCGGCCGCATCCTGTATGCCGAGGCGCTGGTGCGCTGGCACAACCCGCAACTGGGCGAAATGCGCCCGGACCGCTTCATCGAACTGGCCGAAACCACCGGCGACATCATCCGCATCGGCAGTTGGGTACTGCAGGAAGCCTGCGCGCAGATGCGTCGTTGGCACGAGCAGGGGCTGCCCATCCATCGTGTCGCGGTGAACGTGTCGTACCGGCAGTTCAGCGGCGACAACCTGGGCGACAGCGTGCGCCGCGCGCTGGCCGATGCAAACCTGCCGGGCCATGCACTGGAACTGGAACTCACCGAACGCGTGCTGGTCGACGACACCACGGACACGCTGGAAGTATTCGACCAGTTGCGCCTGCTGGGCGTGCAACTGTCGATCGACGATTTCGGCGAAGGCTACAGCGCGCTCAACTACCTGCGCAGGCTGCCGATCCACGCGCTCAAGCTCAGCCATTCCTTCCTGAAAGGCGTACCGGGCAAACCATCGGACGTGGCGATCTGCCAGGCGGTGGCCGGCATCGCCCAGAGCCTGGGCCTGGATATGGTGGCCGAAGGCGTGGAAACCGAAGCCCAGCGCGATTTCCTGTTGCGGCTGGGCGTAACCGTCGGCCAGGGTTTCCTGTTCGCGCCCGGCTTGTTGCCCGGCGAGTTCGCCAAGCGCGTGGCAGCGCAACAGGACGGCGCATGA
- a CDS encoding GNAT family N-acetyltransferase, with protein sequence MPSGYAVRPIRASDDAVMASIIRTVMPAFGAVGSGFAIGDPEVDWMSQAYAEPRHAYFVVERDRRVLGGAGIAPLAGGDRDTCELRKMYFLPEARGIGAGAAMMARSLDAARKAGFRQCYLETLTGMDAAQRLYERSGFRSIDGPMGSTGHGGCNTFYLLDL encoded by the coding sequence CTGCCTTCCGGCTACGCGGTTCGTCCGATCCGCGCCAGCGACGACGCCGTCATGGCCTCGATCATCCGCACGGTGATGCCCGCGTTCGGCGCAGTCGGCTCCGGCTTCGCGATCGGCGACCCCGAAGTGGACTGGATGTCGCAGGCCTATGCCGAACCACGCCACGCCTATTTCGTGGTCGAACGCGACAGGCGCGTGCTGGGCGGCGCGGGCATCGCGCCTTTGGCGGGCGGCGACCGCGACACCTGCGAACTGCGCAAGATGTATTTCCTGCCCGAAGCGCGCGGGATCGGCGCCGGCGCGGCGATGATGGCGCGCAGCCTGGATGCCGCGCGAAAGGCCGGCTTCCGCCAGTGCTACCTGGAGACCCTGACCGGCATGGACGCTGCGCAACGCCTGTACGAACGCAGCGGCTTCCGCAGCATCGACGGACCGATGGGCAGCACCGGGCATGGCGGCTGCAACACGTTCTACCTGCTGGATCTCTGA
- a CDS encoding SDR family NAD(P)-dependent oxidoreductase, which yields MQLSNARAVITGGVSGLGLAVAQHLVKHGGKVALFDVNDDKGAAAVAELGDANARYFKTDVTDEAGVVANVAAAKAFLGGLNVAVNCAGILGAGRVLGRDGAMKLSQFQTTVMVNLVGSFNVAKACAEQMQGNETGTDGERGVIVNTASVAAYEGQIGQAAYSASKGGVVGMTLPMARELARFGIRVMTVAPGVFWTPMVDGMPDDVQKSLAASIPFPSRLGQAPEFADLVAYILTNTYLNGETIRLDGATRLAPK from the coding sequence ATGCAGCTCTCCAACGCCCGCGCCGTGATCACCGGCGGCGTTTCCGGCCTGGGCCTGGCCGTCGCGCAGCATCTGGTCAAGCACGGCGGCAAAGTCGCCCTGTTCGACGTCAACGACGACAAGGGCGCGGCCGCCGTGGCCGAACTGGGCGATGCCAATGCCCGCTACTTCAAGACCGACGTCACCGACGAAGCCGGCGTGGTCGCCAACGTCGCTGCCGCGAAGGCGTTCCTTGGCGGGCTGAACGTCGCCGTGAACTGCGCCGGGATCCTCGGCGCCGGCCGCGTGCTGGGCCGCGATGGTGCGATGAAGCTCTCGCAGTTCCAGACCACGGTGATGGTCAATCTGGTCGGCAGCTTCAACGTGGCCAAGGCCTGCGCCGAGCAGATGCAGGGCAACGAGACCGGCACCGACGGCGAGCGTGGCGTGATCGTCAACACCGCATCGGTCGCCGCGTACGAAGGCCAGATCGGACAAGCCGCGTATTCCGCATCGAAGGGCGGCGTGGTCGGCATGACCCTGCCGATGGCGCGCGAACTGGCCCGTTTCGGCATCCGGGTGATGACCGTGGCACCGGGCGTGTTCTGGACGCCAATGGTCGATGGCATGCCGGACGATGTGCAGAAGTCGCTGGCGGCGTCGATCCCGTTCCCGTCGCGGCTGGGCCAGGCACCGGAATTCGCCGACCTGGTCGCCTACATCCTCACCAACACCTATCTCAACGGCGAAACCATCCGCCTGGACGGCGCCACCCGGCTGGCGCCGAAGTGA
- the yeiP gene encoding elongation factor P-like protein YeiP: MKAYDIKKGNVVEHNGTVYQVRDIERSSPQGRGGNVKFRFTMYSVPGGSKFDLSVGGDDELKEVEFSRRPVTYSYKDGDAFVFLDDEDYTPYTLDADVVGEAAGYIVDDLAGCQVQIIDDLPVGVQLPTSVVMEVIETPPELKGGTATKRPKPAKLSTGIEIMVPEYIGNGEKVWVNTTTGEFGGRAD, from the coding sequence ATGAAGGCTTACGACATCAAGAAAGGCAACGTCGTCGAACACAACGGCACCGTGTACCAGGTGCGCGACATCGAGCGCAGCTCGCCGCAAGGCCGCGGTGGCAACGTCAAGTTCCGTTTCACCATGTACAGCGTGCCCGGCGGCAGCAAGTTCGACCTCAGCGTCGGCGGCGACGACGAGCTGAAGGAAGTGGAATTCTCGCGCCGGCCTGTCACCTATTCCTACAAGGATGGCGACGCGTTCGTGTTCCTCGATGACGAGGACTACACGCCCTACACGCTGGACGCGGACGTGGTCGGCGAAGCCGCCGGCTATATCGTCGACGACCTCGCCGGCTGCCAGGTGCAGATCATCGACGACCTGCCGGTGGGCGTGCAGCTGCCCACCAGCGTGGTGATGGAAGTGATCGAGACCCCGCCGGAACTGAAGGGTGGCACCGCGACCAAGCGCCCGAAGCCGGCCAAGCTCAGCACCGGCATCGAGATCATGGTGCCGGAGTACATCGGCAACGGCGAGAAAGTGTGGGTGAACACCACGACCGGCGAGTTCGGCGGACGCGCGGACTGA
- a CDS encoding GNAT family protein yields the protein MTEALQPITLSGHDIRLEPLSHHHIAPLQDAVDDGDIGALNYVASPNRDGMPAWIEHALAMRNAGRELPFAIVAGNRVVGSTRFYDIDLSVPTLAIGYTFHAASVWRTHVNTANKRLMLGHAFDTLGVQSVFFHTSHQNLRSQAAIERLGATRDGVLRNHKRHKDGSLRDTVTYSIIASEWPAIRTRLDARLADIPA from the coding sequence ATGACGGAAGCTTTGCAACCCATCACGCTCTCCGGCCACGACATCCGCCTGGAACCGCTGTCGCACCACCACATCGCGCCCTTGCAGGACGCGGTGGACGATGGCGACATCGGCGCGCTGAACTATGTCGCGTCACCAAACCGCGACGGCATGCCTGCGTGGATCGAACATGCGCTGGCGATGCGCAACGCCGGCCGCGAACTGCCGTTCGCGATCGTCGCCGGCAACCGCGTGGTCGGCAGCACACGCTTCTACGACATCGACCTGTCGGTGCCGACGCTGGCCATCGGCTACACCTTCCACGCCGCCTCGGTGTGGCGTACCCACGTCAACACCGCCAACAAGCGCCTGATGCTGGGTCATGCCTTCGACACGCTGGGGGTGCAATCGGTGTTCTTCCACACCAGCCACCAGAACCTGCGCTCGCAGGCGGCCATCGAACGCCTCGGCGCTACCCGCGACGGCGTGCTGCGCAACCACAAGCGGCACAAGGACGGCAGCCTGCGCGACACCGTGACCTATTCGATCATCGCCAGCGAATGGCCGGCGATCCGGACACGATTGGACGCGCGCCTCGCCGACATCCCGGCGTAA
- a CDS encoding FAD-binding oxidoreductase, whose translation MSDSAPDPRLDTLRRQLPGLRLTTDPAELEHYGRDWTRRWVPAPLAIALPTSVDEVQAIVRWANAEGVAIVPSGGRTGLSGGAVAASGELVLSLERMSKVIGFDAVDRTLTVQAGIPLQAAQDAAREHGLQYPVDFAARGSCSIGGNIATNAGGIRVLRYGNTREWIAGLTLVTGSGELLELGRSLVKNSSGYDLRHLAIASEGTLGIVVEASLKLTDPPPPTNVMLLALPSFEALMQVFEAFRSRLQLQAFEFFTDLALKHVLAHGAQAPFAEVHPFYVVTEFASDEASEAEALAAFEQCMEQGLVSDGVISGSDAQAAQLWRLREGITESLARYVPYKNDVSVRLSAMPAFLAEAQSLLAKEYPQFEVVWFGHIGDGNLHINILKPDGLALEAFVADCERVTKLLASTLQAHGGSISAEHGIGLVKKPYLGCTRSDAEIAAMRGIKAVLDPNGIMNPGKLFD comes from the coding sequence ATGTCCGATTCCGCCCCAGATCCCCGCCTCGACACCCTGCGCCGGCAGCTGCCTGGCCTGCGCCTGACCACCGATCCGGCCGAGCTGGAGCATTACGGCCGCGACTGGACCCGACGCTGGGTTCCCGCGCCGCTGGCGATCGCGCTGCCGACCAGCGTGGACGAGGTTCAGGCCATCGTGCGCTGGGCCAATGCCGAAGGCGTGGCGATTGTCCCGTCTGGCGGCCGCACCGGTTTGTCTGGTGGCGCGGTGGCGGCGAGCGGCGAGCTGGTGCTGAGCCTTGAGCGGATGAGCAAGGTGATCGGCTTCGATGCCGTGGATCGCACGTTGACCGTGCAGGCCGGCATCCCGCTGCAGGCCGCGCAGGACGCGGCGCGCGAACACGGCTTGCAGTACCCGGTGGATTTCGCGGCGCGCGGCTCCTGCAGCATCGGCGGCAATATCGCCACCAATGCCGGCGGCATTCGCGTGCTGCGTTACGGCAACACCCGCGAGTGGATCGCCGGATTGACGCTGGTGACCGGCAGTGGCGAGTTGCTGGAACTGGGCCGCAGCCTGGTCAAGAACTCCAGCGGCTACGACCTGCGGCATCTGGCGATTGCCTCGGAAGGCACGCTCGGCATCGTCGTCGAAGCCTCGCTGAAACTCACCGATCCGCCGCCGCCGACCAATGTGATGTTGCTGGCGCTGCCTTCGTTCGAGGCGCTGATGCAGGTGTTCGAGGCGTTCCGCTCACGGCTGCAATTGCAGGCCTTCGAATTCTTCACCGATCTCGCGCTCAAGCACGTGCTGGCGCATGGCGCGCAGGCGCCGTTCGCCGAGGTGCATCCGTTCTACGTGGTCACCGAATTCGCCAGCGATGAAGCCAGCGAAGCCGAAGCCTTGGCCGCATTCGAGCAGTGCATGGAGCAGGGATTGGTCAGCGACGGCGTGATCAGCGGCAGCGATGCGCAGGCCGCGCAGCTATGGCGACTGCGTGAAGGCATCACCGAAAGTCTGGCGCGCTACGTGCCGTACAAGAACGATGTTTCCGTGCGGCTGTCGGCGATGCCGGCCTTCCTCGCCGAAGCCCAGTCACTGCTGGCGAAGGAATACCCGCAGTTCGAGGTGGTCTGGTTCGGCCATATCGGCGACGGCAACCTGCACATCAATATCCTGAAACCGGACGGCTTGGCGCTGGAGGCCTTCGTGGCCGATTGCGAGCGGGTGACCAAGCTGCTCGCAAGCACGCTGCAGGCACATGGCGGCAGCATCTCCGCCGAGCACGGCATCGGCCTGGTGAAGAAGCCTTATCTCGGCTGCACGCGCAGCGATGCGGAGATCGCGGCGATGCGCGGCATCAAGGCGGTGCTGGATCCGAACGGAATCATGAATCCCGGCAAGTTGTTCGACTGA